The Micropterus dolomieu isolate WLL.071019.BEF.003 ecotype Adirondacks linkage group LG14, ASM2129224v1, whole genome shotgun sequence DNA segment ttaaaatcaattctaaaacttACAGGTAACCAGTGAAACAGGTCTGATGTGATCTAGTCTTCTATTGTTTGTGGAAAGTAGAGCAACTGCAGTTTGTTTCAGCTGAAGTTGTGAAATAGTTTTATAGCTTTTCCCTGAATAAAGTGAATTACAATAACACACATTAGGGTTAGGGTCAGGAAACAAAGCCAGACACCAACACCAGAGACAGACCGTGACCAAAAAAAAGCCctgacacattcagaaatactatgtttttaatataatttgcaTCTTTGGCCTCACATCTATGTTCATGGAAATTGATGCTCTTAGAAGATTGTTGTTGGATgtaatttaatactttaatgtcaaaatattttagCACTGTTTAGTTGTACACATTTTCCAGTATAACGTTATGATGGTCAATTAGAGAATTTACCAACAGTCATTTGAAAATCTAAtcacagctgcagcagaagaAGTCTCTCTTCTTAAACTGATGATATCAAAAGATAAGAAATCTCACTTTGAGTTAGGTTAATAAACAACTTTAGGTTATGGTCTTGCCAATCTTGTCTAAAAAGAGACGAGACGACAACATAAAGGGAATGTTGGATGCAATCTTCAGTATAGATCGATATAACGAAGAATAAAATGTTCTACTGTGCAAATGAGCATATGAGAAAGTTGTAACTTGgtaaacatgttaaaaagtCTTTGTTCGTGTTGCAGTCTGGAGATTTTACCCAGCAACCCTGTGGTATGCAGCCCGCCAGCAGTCAGACAGCTGACGTCGGAGGGAGTCGTTAGCAGAAATGATGAAGATGACAACTCCAAAAGTGAGACAGACGAGTCCCAAAGAAAGACACGCCCACGCTGCTGCAGAACCCACCGACCTCGAAGGCAGCTCTGGTGGAGAGCAAACAGTGTGATTCAGAAGTTGTTTTTAGCAAATATTCATAACTCCCTCAACAAAGACACTCTGCTGGGACTTTTCCACAACAGGAATTTAGCGATCTGGAACCGGCAACTGTGTTTTATAAACCAGGACGTGCATCTTTGACACGTGTTGCCTTATGGCGTTATATTTTGTCAACAGCCATTGCTTGTCCGTCATTTGTTTTATAAGCCAAGTTTGCCGTTTTGGCTCTTTCAGATGATTCTGTTTAAGTAGCAGCTTGTTTAGAATATTTGTTACCTCCTGCATTTTGTTGTGTTATGTCCATTTTCAGATTACACGCAAAAAAACCATCTCTATGAATTGAGAATTTTACAGTCTTTGTGCTTAAATCAAGCTTAATGTACAGAATCTCACAAAGTGAGTCCACCcttcacatttctgtaaatatctgattctatcttttcatgtttcaacactgaagaaatgattctttgctccagtgtaaagtagtgagcagcttgtataacagtgtaaatctgctgtcccctcaaaacaacacatcacacagccgttaatgtctaaaccgctggcagcTAAAGTGAGGACACCCTTGGAAAGTGTATCATGATTTAATAGGGCAGAACTGAGGGTTGCCTCCTATAGGCTTACTTCTGACTTAAGAACTACGTTTAAGATCTAAGTTGTCCTGGTTATGTATAAATCCCACCCTTCACAATATTTCTGATATGCTACTGTATTTACCCAACAATACGCCAGCACGACAATGATCTTAAACACACGTCACAAGTCGTTATGAGATGGCTAAACCAAGCTTTTTAAATGGATCCCCCAAAGTCTTGATCACAGACCTCGTTGAAATTTCTGTGGACTGGCCTGAAGAGGTGAGTGAATGCAAAAACCCCCCCAACAAATCAGAACCTACCAATTCTATCACGAAGAGTAATCAGAAGAGAGTTCTGCCATAAGCGTGTTGATGGATACCAAAGGCAGCTGAAAGAGCTGAAGGGAAATGTGACCAAATAAtagctgtgttgtgtgttttattacattattttactgtattgttgtattttcagATGACACGCGATGAATTTGTTTCTGaatgttttcagtaaaaaagaGAAGTGTGTTTTTCAATCATTCTGTAAAATAACCCCCGCAACAACATACATGTATAACCTTTGGACCTCAACATTGCAGTATATTTCCAGAAACCCTCGGATCTTCTCACCCCATGTTTTGGTGACAGGGCGGCTCAGGGCTTGATACTGCACGCTGCAGCCCAGCACGTCGTCTGTCTCTGGATGGAAAGAGAGGCTGGCCAGCTGACTGAAGGTCCCGTCTGTCTCAGGGTGGAGGTTGCTGAGGGCCACACCTTCTGTCACCTGGACACCATTCTTGGTCCAAGTGATATTGGCGGAGGGGGGGTAGAAGTGACTGATGTAACAGTAAAGGGTGTTCTCCTCCCCCTGTTCTGTCTCCTCCATGGGATAGATGAGCACTGTCGGGGCTTTGGAAAAGAGAAGGACATGGTTTATTAGAACATTAAGCCCTCACAGTGTATGTCCCCACTATTAAGACGTCACGGCACCATTTTGACAAATCATGgtctgtatttatataaatgtctCATCAAATCAGCACTGAGTGTCACTGAGCGACGCGTTTTTTTTATCTTGCTCTTATGTCacgttccaggcaactcggaaatttccgacctccaactagaaataGTAGGATGGAACGCCACTTGAAGTCGGAGAAAAAATATGAAccccgacttcacgagtagcagctgaatgacaaaCAATGTCAGcgcccatggaagcacacactgtaaatggtaaaccgtaaactaaaaggcaacaaaaagtattgtatttaaattaaaataatacatacgaacacagtaaaacctgttctgcatgtggAGAAAGTAGATGCAAATCCACTAGGGAGCATGCAAGAAAGGTCCAAggttcagaaaacaaaaactggcAGTCCAACAGCACAAGGAAATTTAAAATCCAGACAACATGAGGAAACTAACCTGAGGGACAGGGCTTGAACTCCAGACAAAATACACTGACGAACAAGCAAAGACAGAAAGTAACAGCACGACTAAATATACTGGCGAGGACAAGataatgagacacaggtgaaCTCAATCAGGGAGGAGCATGAGGGGGTAGTGACGTGATGTAAAATcgtaaacacaggaaaaaaggaaagaaaacattcacacaAGAGTAAGTATTCTTGTGTGAATGAAAATAACTCGGAAAGGAAATAATAACCCCAAACCATGACAATttagacaaaaaacaaatactatTTGAGACAGACTTTGTGTGATATTTCTGCAGAAACTGACGTCCTCACATTGCACATTTTTGGGAGTCAAAAATGAGGCTTTTGCACATCATAATGTCCATGATAATTGTTCTCAGTGAGAGTGGACTAAAACTTACTTGAACTCAATCAATCATGTCCCTTTGGCTGGATGTCACCAGCATCATTAAAGGTATCTGAACTTATTATTGCGACTTATTTTACATTGAGGTTGTAGCTGAAAGTAAAACTGGAACAGAAGAGAATATTATTGTTCTTCATGGAGTGGTGACCAGAGTTTTGGTGTGTGCCACTGCAACATACCGGGCTGAAGCACTGTCGCTGTGACTGTTTGTAGTCCTATTTTAGCTCTCAGCAGGATTCTTGGGAGTGATTTTCAGACTGTTGGATAAATACAGTATTGCTGGAATGTTCAGTGTTTTGACTTAAAGTTGTACTGCAAGTTTACAGGATTGGAATAGATTTTTGGTGGTGACAACATGGGCCTGTATTTATCAGGGCTCTTACACTTCCTCCTAGGAACCATGCTGAGAGTTAAACAGTCCTACCTAACAGTATTTGTGTCTCTGAGAATAACTGGCTAGTTAGATGGTTGATGAAGTGGTTCCTATTACACTGAATTTACAGGCCTTAATTTTGGTAGGGTATAGCTTTTGGATGAGCTGCACAGTTTCCTTTGCTAATGATTCCTCTTGAACCACTATGGCTATCACAAAAATCCCTACTATCTAAATGTGTTGTCCAGGAGACCCCCCCACCCACTATGTTTGGAGTAAACAATGTGTCTTCTCTTTACCCTTTTCTTCAGTGGGACTCCTGTCGATCTGCATAGCTTTAGAGAGATAGTATTTTAATAGTCTCTCCCTGCAAACAAGAGCCAAAACGTAAAACCCGCTTGACAGCACATCCTTCAGCTCCTCAAGCAGTGGTGCTGTCCAAACTGCTTGTCCTTTCTTGAAGTCAGCATATATCGCCTGGTCTCCATCCCAATGCATTTGTACCCGACAGTCACCAAACTCATGGCAGCCGTAGAAAATTGTCCCTTCATGAAGAGCTGGAACAGGAAAACACGAAAGTATCCAGATGAAACCTTTGCTTTGGTGACAGTTGGATTTAATGACACGGTAAACAATTCTCCTACAGCACAGTGCTATGGGTAATGAAAAATATAGTTATGGTTATACAGGTGTAACGGTAGCTATGACTATGACAGTAACTGGCTGGTTTCTCTTTGCAGCACTAAAGATATTCGAtccagttcaattttatttagggCGCATTCAGCCCAGGAAAGTCCACTGGTTCACTTGCTTTGGTCCAGATTCGTCTCATATGAGTTATCAGTTATCACTGTAATTAAAGATCTGTATTGATTACAGCTGGGTCTCTGTACAGTTGTTTAGTCTGCACCCAAGTGCATTACTGTATTCACACCTCCACAAAAGATCGGCCCCAAGGAGAGAAACAAGTTTGATTCAACTGAATCAAAGAAGACAGGTGTGAATACACTCTTACATGGCGCCAAACAGACAGTTATTAAGTTGATGTTGGTGAGTGGGAAACTACTGGCTGTGTGTGGGACGTGAAATCAGGTGAGGCTATTGTTATAgatgaacaaataaatattacaaaGGGTACAGTCTGGACCTTACATGAAAAGTGCATGTGATAACTTCtgttataacaacaacaacaataatataataatacattttatttctatatcgCTTTTCAGGACACCAAAAGACACTTTACAATAAAACCAGtaattttgtacatttcaaaatagataaaatacataaatagaaGATACATGTATGTAAAAAccacaaaatacataaaagccTAGTGGAGACTATATAACTAAGGCAGCAGCAGGTGTGAGTGAAATAAATGCTGATGGTGAGGGAGCAGGTTTAAAATAAGTGAAACATCAGCTGAAGATATGATTGTAAAACGAGTTAACTgagtccaacgaaggttaaaatgaagggcaactggacttggttgaagctactggaagacgtttcgtcccttatccaaaggacttcttcaataagggacgaaacgtcttccagtagcttcaaccaagtccagttgcccttcattttaaccttcgttggataactatgacctggatgactgagaatcttcatagacatcgaGTTAACTGAGGTTAGTCACTAGTCTAGTTGTAGCAGTAAAAGCAAGATAGTGGATGGCATCTTATGTGACAAATGAAGTGCATCTGACTTTTAGTTTCACTTTTACAGAATCTTTCTTTTGAAGTTTTTAGATACTGGACTCGATACTTTGGCANNNNNNNNNNNNNNNNNNNNGGAGACTATATAACTAAGGCAGCAGCAGGTGTGAGTGAAATAAATGCTGATGGTGAGGGAGCAGGTTTAAAATAAGTGAAACATCAGCTGAAGATATGATTGTAAAACGAGTTAACTGAGGTTAGTCACTAGTCTAGTTGTAGCAGTAAAAGCAAGATAGTGGATGGCATCTTATGTGACAAATGAAGTGCATCTGACTTTTAGTTTCACTTTTACAGAATCTTTCTTTTGAAGTTTTTAGATACTGGACTCGATACTTTGGCAGTGGAGTGTTTACAATAGAAAATGCTATCGCTGCCCTTGGTAATGATAAGAAAACTCATCTGGAGATACTTCCTCTTTTTAATATTTCCCAGAAGAAGCCTAAGATAATAAAAGCTGGAAGTACACGTAACTCATAAAGTCATTTTGAATTGGAAAATAGTAAAGCTAAATTAAGTTCaagtacctggcaataaacctcaCTCTGATTCTTACGAAAAAAAGTTTGTTGTTCTTCTGCCTCACACTGAAATTTGTGATTTAAAACACTTCTTAAAAAatcaaagaaacagaaacaatacagtGAAACTTTACCTGCATGAGCTGTGTAGAAAAACTGACCCCAAACCAGTAAAACCAGTAAAACCAGTGAGGAGTCCATGTGGTCCAGTCTGTTTCTTTGTACGAAGACACAATACAATCTGTGTCCCAATTCTAAAAAGGAAACTAAACTTACAGTGACTCACAAGTGTCAAGCTAGCAACAATTACATATGTTACACCTCgtaactttcaaaataaaagccttgcTGGTTATGAGAAAAACCACAAAAGTACAATTAAGATTTTTAAGGTTGAAATAGAATAGACTAAGGGAatctgaaagaaacaaaactgCCTCGATCCTGCAGAGTATTGATACACACAGTATCTTATCGGTGTGAAGCAGCAGCTGTGCAGCTCTGACCTTCATGTTCAACAGAGAGTTTCATGCTGATCCAAACCTCACAGAGCTCTGAGTCACTAACATGGTCAGGAGAACGAACGAGACTTTAAGTGCAGCAGGCTGAAATATCTCTAAACATGGTCCAAGTACCACCCGGCCCAGCCGGCACAGACACGTGACCCGGTGAACACTCAGCGTGCGCAGACCTCAGTCCTCAACGGGACAACGGTCTGTGGAACCGCACTCCTGCCCTGCAGCACCCCCTCAGTGGAGGTGAGTCCCCACACCGTGATGGCGTCTCAGGTTTGGGTGCCAACAATGTTGTGtaatacaaatgcacacacagtcaAGGACGTAGGTTTCCACCTGTTCTGCCAAATGTTGTATTGGTGTGAAAGCGCAGattaatgatttattaatcTTTGGATTataaataagagagagagacatccGAGACATCAGAGCGTTCAGACACACCGACATCTGGATTTGCATCGGCAGAAATCTGACAATGAAGGtaagtttttaactttaactgtctgtctgaatgtttATCAGCAGTTTGAACATGTTAACAGATTCAGTGAGATTATTTGAACTATTGTGTGCTGACATGTTTCTCCCTATTAAAGCTTAACACTATCTAGAGCTTCACTAGGCTGATTCAGCCTCTCTGGCTACCTGCGTACAATATCTCAcaaagtgagtccacccctcacatttctgtaaatatctgattctatcttttcatgtttcaacactgaagaaatttcactttgctacaatgtaaagtagtgagcgtacagcttgtataacagtgtaaagtagtgagcatacagcttgtataacagcgtaaagtagtgagcgtacagcttggataacagcgtaaagtagtgagtgtacagcttgtataacagtgtaaagtagtgagtgtacagcttgtataacagtgtaaagtagtgataacagcttgtaaagtagtgagtgtacagcttgtataacagtgtaaagtagtgagtaacagcgtaaagtagtgagcgtacagcttgtataacagcgtaaagtagtgagcgtacagcttggaTAACAGcataaagtagtgagtgtacagcttgtttgTATAAcattgtaaagtagtgagcgtacagcttgtataacagcgtaaagtagtgagcgtacagcttggataacagcgtaaagtagtgagtgtacagcttgtgtaacatgtataacagtgtaaagtagtgagcgtacaccTCGTGTAacatgtataacagtgtaaagtagtgagtgtacagcttgtataacagtgtaaagtagtgagcatacagcttgtataacagcgtaaagtagtgagcgtacagcttgtataacagtgtaaagtagtgagcgtacaccTTGTGTAacatgtataacagtgtaaagtagtgagtgtacagcttggataacagcgtaaagtagtgagtgtacagcttgtgtaacatgtataacagtgtaaagtagtgagcgtacagcttgtgtaacatgtataacagtgtaaagtagtgagtgtacagcttggataacagcgtaaagtagtgagtgtacagcttggataacagcgtaaagtagtgagcgtacagcttggataacagcgtaaagtagtgagtgtacagcttgtgtaacatgtataacagtgtaaagtagtgagcatacagcttgtgtaacatgtataacagtgtaaagtagtgagcgtacagcttgtgtaacatgtataacagtgtaaagcagtgagcgtacagcttggataacagcgtaaagtagtgagcatacagcttgtgtaacatgtataacagtgtaaagtagtgagcatacagcttgtgtaacatgtataacagtgtaaagtagtgagtgtacagcttgtataacagtgtaaagtagtgagcgtacagcttgtgtaacatgtataacagtgtaaagtagtgagcgtacagcttgtgtaacatgtataacagtgtaaagtagtgagtgtacagcttgtataacagtgtaaagtagtgagcgtacagcttgtgtaacatgtataacagtgtaaagtagtgagcgtacagcttgtgtaacatgtataacagtgtaaagtagtgagcgtacagcttgtgtaacatgtataacagtgtaaagtagtgagtgtacagcttgtataacagtgtaaagtagtgagcgtacagcttgtataacagtgtaaagtagtgagcgtacagcttgtataacagtgtaaagtagtgagcgtacagcttgtataacagtgtaaagtagtgagcgtacagcttgtaaagtagtgagtgtacagcttgtataacagtgtaaagtagtgagcgtgcagcttgtataacagtgtaaagtagtgagtaaacagcttgtaaagtagtgagcgtacagcttgtataacagtgtaaagtcgtgagtgtacagcttgtataacagtgtaaagtagtgagtgtacagcttgtataacagtgtaaagtagtgagtaaacagcttgtaaagtagtgagcgttgcagcttgtataacagtgtaaagtagtgagcgtacagcttgtataacagtgtaaagtagtgagcgtgcagcttgtataacagtgtaaagtagtgagcgtacagcttgtataacagtgtaaagtagtgagtaaaCAGCTTgtaaacagtgtaaagtagtgagtgtacagcttgtataacagtgtaaagtagtgagcgtgcagcttgtataacagtgtaaagtagtgagtaaacagcttgtaaagtagtgagcgtacagcttgtataacagtgtaaagtcgtgaatgtacagcttgtataacagtgtaaagtagtgagtgtacagcttgtataacagtgtaaagtagtgagtaaacagcttgtaaagtagtgagcgtgcagcttgtataacagtgtaaagtagtgagcgtacagcttgtataacagtgtNNNNNNNNNNNNNNNNNNNNNNNNNNNNNNNNNNNNNNNNNNNNNNNNNNNNNNNNNNNNNNNNNNNNNNNNNNNNNNNNNNNNNNNNNNNNNNNNNNNNccgtcccggaggacgacccaacaggccgggcagaacagggAGGCAACAACGTTCAGGAGGTCGCCTGGGAGGACGACCCAACTGGGCGGGAGGACCAGAGGGTCCACAGAGTTCAGGTGGCCATCCCGGAGTACGGCCCTGGAGGCCGGACTGTTCAGGGGGACGGCAGGAAGGCCAACAAAGAGGCTGGAAACCCACTGGAGGCCAAGCGGGGGACCGACAAAGGTGGCGAATCCTCCCTGAAGGCCGGTGGCGAAGGCGAGACCTCTCTGGAGGCCGGGCAGGGGGCCATAGACAGGAACTAATCCTCCCTGGAGGTCGGCAGCGAAGAAGAGATCGCTCCGGAGACTGAGCAATAGGCCGGCGATGAAGGCGAGATCTCTCCAAAGGTCTCAGCAGGGGTTGCAGATGACGGAAGGGACCCACCAGAGGCCGAAGAAGGCGAGGCTTCTCCAAAGGTCGGGTCGGGGACCGGCGTAGGGAGCCTGGGATCTCCGGTGGCAGAGCACAGCTGAGGACCACGGACTGAGCTGCTGGGCTGAGTGCCACGGACtgagctgctgggctgagggccACGGACtgagctgctgggctgagggccACGGGCGAGACACGAGgtgctggagtcggtctgaccaccgactggacagctgggctggggaccatggactggacacgaggagctggagtcggtctgccCACTGACcagacacgaggagctggagtcggttgggccaccaacggagctgatGCCGGTAGGTCCACCGACGGAGCACTaggaacaggaatcggctgggccaccggcgaagcaggtgccggtcggaccatcAACGAGGGCACAGGAGTcagctgggccaccggcgaagctggtgttggtcggaccaccgacgagggaacaggagtcggctgggccaccggcgaagcaggtgccggtcggaccaccgacgagggtacaggagtcggctgggccaccggcgaagcaggtgccggtcggaccaccgacgagggtacaggagtcggctgggccaccggcgaagcaggttccaaatggcaaaaactacaactcatgacaAAGGGACCTGAGTGGTTTACAAATTAATCATATAGGTTGCCTACCCACATGTTCAAGGCACTACTCAATAGGGTATACCATTATACAtgaatacaattttaaaaatatcttaCCGTCATGTGCCTTTGTCCCCAACTTATACCCCAAAAACACATATGCCTTATTTATGAACTTTTACGATCTTAAACCCCCATTCGCATCGAGAGATGTCTCGATGCGAATGGGGGGGGAAGGGGGGAAAAGGTGAGTCCTTAGAATTAGTATGATAGactatatataaaaagtgcaCTAAATTTACATAGACCCATATGTCCTAATATACtgaattttatttatcaacatttATAAGAAATAGATCTGTTCAATCTCAGCCCTTTTATATAGgctaaatgttgtgaaaaaacATTACACAGGAAGTGCTGACTAGTCAAGACTTTTATGGTTTTTAGGATTATGTCACCAagcaaatctttaaaaaaggaTAGATAATATTCATCTGATTTCAGAAGGATGTGTTACAtcctataatataataataatattacacgTGTCTACATGAAGATCGaacttattttttaataaactcACGGTATATTGATCTAAAACGACGAATACCTGCAATGATATACAGACAAATGTCATGTGTTCAAATGGTGTCAGGACATATTAcatcctatatatatatatatccctgTGGGatgagataaaaacattttgtctaaATCCGATGTTACACATGACAGAAGGAGGCAGCTATCTCATATGTATGCATCACACCTATGCCTACAGGACGTCTGCCTCATGTCATTAACTCTGGCGTTTGATGTCTACGTCGACTTAgtgtcgggtcggaaataaggaccggccgggccagtaaaagacctggtccctaccctaaccaacgtaataaactcaataaaattactctattagatttcttctttagtcaaaaaacggcgtagtcaaaaacttcactggagatggtcaagagtcggtgcaaaagagtttattccaataaaggacaNNNNNNNNNNNNNNNNNNNNggggggggggggaaaggtGAGTCCTTAAAATTAGTATGATAGACTATATATAAACAGTGCACTAAATTTACATAGACCCATATGTCCTAATATACtgaattttatttatcaacatttATAAGAAATAGATCTAATCTATTCAATCTCAGCCCTTTTATATAGgctaaatgttgtgaaaaaacATTACACAGGAAGTGCTGACTAGTCAAGAAATGTCACCATAGGATTATGTCAAAagcaaatttttaaaaaaggatagATTTAAATAATATTCATCTGATTTCAGAAGGATGTGTTACAtcctataatataataataatattacacgTGTCTACATGAAGATCgaacttattttaaaataaataaactcacgGTATATTGATCTAAAATGACGAATACCTGCAATGATATACAGACAAATGTCATGTGTTCAAATGGTGTCAGGACATATTAcatcctatatatatatatatccctgTGGGatgagataaaaacattttgtctaaATCCGATGTTACACATGACAGAAGGAGGCAGCTATCTCATATGTATGCATCACACCTATGCCTACAGGACGTCTGCCTCATGTCATTAACTCTGGCGTTTGATGTCTACGTCAACTTAGAGCCGTATAAACTATAGACTATAGCGCCTTACATTGAACAGTCGGATGTTTTCTACAATTGCTCTTTCAGCGTAAGCCGTCAGATGCCTGCTTTTAACAGCTTGATGGGCGCTttactctctccctccatgAGAAACTTCGCAGAAAtcatacacaacacattaaCGATGGATCGCTAGAAAACATGTCTATATGATGTGGGGGTCGTATCCTATTCTTGCACCCATCAAAGCTATAAAGCGGATCAACCCCATAataagacatgggtttcagctgtcgcattccttgtgtcaagccactcttgaacaagacacagcgtcagaagcgtctcgcctgggctaaagacaaaaaggactggactgctgctgaggggtccaaagttatgttctctgaagaaagtaaattttgcatttcctttggaaatcaaggtcccagagtctggaggaagagaggagaggcacagaatccacgttgagatggagatgcagatgcagatttcattttccaacaggacttggcacctgcacacagtgccaaagctgcCAGttcctggtttaaggaccatggtatccctgttcttaattggccagcaaactggcctgaccttaaccctatagaaaatctatggggtattgtgaagaggaagatgcgatcataacacctgagcagtgccacagactgatggactccatgccacgccgcattgctgcagtaattcacaattaaattaaataaacatttgaaatatatcagtctgtgtgtaatgaatgaatataatatccaagtttcactttttgaatggaataactgaaataaatcaactttttgatgatattctaattatatgaccagcacctgtactgGAAATGAAAGTACTACTAATATATGGTATGGGTATGGGCACCAGAACCAGAGTCGGGCAAGCCGCCTGACCAGGACCAGTGAATGGTAACGAAATTCAGTAAACTTGTAAAGATTGGGATGCTGAGCAAGTCTGTAGCATTTGATAGAATTTTACCTTTAAGTTGCACTACAGGATTTGAGAAACTGCTGCT contains these protein-coding regions:
- the LOC123983002 gene encoding RLA class II histocompatibility antigen, DP alpha-1 chain-like; translated protein: MDSSLVLLVLLVWGQFFYTAHAALHEGTIFYGCHEFGDCRVQMHWDGDQAIYADFKKGQAVWTAPLLEELKDVLSSGFYVLALVCRERLLKYYLSKAMQIDRSPTEEKAPTVLIYPMEETEQGEENTLYCYISHFYPPSANITWTKNGVQVTEGVALSNLHPETDGTFSQLASLSFHPETDDVLGCSVQYQALSRPVTKTWELPSRSVGSAAAWACLSLGLVCLTFGVVIFIISANDSLRRQLSDCWRAAYHRVAG